In the genome of Streptomyces sp. Q6, the window GCTTTCTGCGCTGCCTCAGGAGGCCGGGACGCAACGCCCGCCCTCGGTGCGGTACTTCCAGGCCGCACCGTCCCGTACGAGCTCCTTCACCGCGGCGACGAAACGCTCCACGTGCTCGTCGGGCGTGCCGGCGCCGAAGCTCACCCGGATGGCGTTCAGCGACTTCTCGCCCGGCGCCGCCTCGGGCGCGCCGCACTCGCCCTGCGTCTGCGGGTCGGAGCCGAGCAGCGTGCGCACGAGCGGGTGGGCGCAGAACAGGCCGTCGCGGACGCCGATGCCGTACTCGGCGGAGAGCGCGGCGGCGAAGTGCGAGGAGTTCCAGCCCTCGACGACGAACGAGATGACGCCGACGCGCGGGGCGTCGTCGCCGAACAGCGAGAGCACCCTCACCTCGGGCACCTCGGCGAGCCCGGCGCGCACCGTACGGATCAGGGACTGCTCCCGCTCGACGATGCTGTCGAAACCGGCCTCGGTGAGCGCCTTGCAGGCGGAGGCGATGGAGTACACGCCGATCACGTTCGGCGAACCGGCCTCGTGGCGGGCGGCGCTGTCGTGCCACTCGACGTCGACGCCCCCGTCCGCGCGACGGGCGACCTTCCTGGACGCACCGCCACCGGCGAGGTACGGCTCGGCCGCGCGCAGCCAGTCGGAGCGCCCGGCGAGCACGCCCGAGCCGAACGGCGCGTACAGCTTGTGCCCGGAGAAGGCGACCCAGTCGACGTCCAACTCCTGTACGGAGACGGGGTGGTGGGGCGCGAGCTGTGCGGCGTCGAGCACGATGCGGGCACCGTGCGCGTGAGCGGCCGCCGCCAGCTCGCGCACCGGCCAGAGCTCACCGGTGACGTTCGAGGCACCGGTGACGCAGACGAGGGCCGGGCCGTAGGGGTCGCGGTCGGCGAGCGCGCGCTCCAGGGTCGCGACAGCCTCGCCGGGGGTGCGCGGCGCGTTCAGGTACGTCACGCGGGCGTCGCGCCACGGCAGCAGCGAGGCGTGGTGCTCGGTCTCGAAGACGAAGACCTGGCAGTCGGCGGGGAGCGCGGCGGCCAGCAGGTTGAGCGAGTCGGTGGTCGACCTGGTGAAGACGACCTGGTCGTCGTCGCGGCAGTCGAGGAACTCGGCGACGGTGACGCGCGAGTTCTCGAAGAGATCGGTCGACAGCTGCGAGAGGTACCCGGCGCCCCGGTGGACGCTGCCGTAGTACGGCGCGTACGCGGCGACGTCGTCCCACACCCGCTGGAGGGCCGGCGCGCTGGCCGCGTAGTCGAGGGCCGCGTACGTCACTTCGCCCCCGGTGACGAGCGGCACGGTGACGTCCCGGCCGAGCACCGGCAGCGGGGCCCCACAGGCGGGATCGGCGGACTCGACGGCGGTGTCGGTGGTGACGGAGGCGGTGGCAGCGGAGGCGTGAGCAGACATGACGGTATCTCCCGGCAGGACAGGGCGAAGTGGCTGTGAAGGCCCGCACGGAAGCACTCAACCGGCTTACGGCGTACGGGTGTTGCCTCGACGCGCG includes:
- a CDS encoding aminotransferase class V-fold PLP-dependent enzyme produces the protein MSAHASAATASVTTDTAVESADPACGAPLPVLGRDVTVPLVTGGEVTYAALDYAASAPALQRVWDDVAAYAPYYGSVHRGAGYLSQLSTDLFENSRVTVAEFLDCRDDDQVVFTRSTTDSLNLLAAALPADCQVFVFETEHHASLLPWRDARVTYLNAPRTPGEAVATLERALADRDPYGPALVCVTGASNVTGELWPVRELAAAAHAHGARIVLDAAQLAPHHPVSVQELDVDWVAFSGHKLYAPFGSGVLAGRSDWLRAAEPYLAGGGASRKVARRADGGVDVEWHDSAARHEAGSPNVIGVYSIASACKALTEAGFDSIVEREQSLIRTVRAGLAEVPEVRVLSLFGDDAPRVGVISFVVEGWNSSHFAAALSAEYGIGVRDGLFCAHPLVRTLLGSDPQTQGECGAPEAAPGEKSLNAIRVSFGAGTPDEHVERFVAAVKELVRDGAAWKYRTEGGRCVPAS